In the Streptomyces formicae genome, one interval contains:
- a CDS encoding MMPL family transporter — MADGQRETRRKIAWLVCGRRAKWLVVLFWLLVIVVAAPLAQKLTDAQENDSESWLPGSAESTQVLAVSDEFRPEAIPAVVVYAREDGLTARDRARISEDVRQVKGLRAHGIRGAETRGPVYDAKSGARAAQVFVPITMDAEGWERIGPAVDSIRQRVGEGGDGLGVHITGPGGTAADSAEAFEGIDSTLLFSAAGIVVVILLLTYRSPTLLLAPLVSVITALFTAQALVYLLAVHADLTVNGQSAGILTVLVFGAGTDYALLLVARYREELRRHEDRHEAMALALHRAGPAVLASGATVVLSMLVLLAAEMNSTRGLGPVAAIGVAVGLLAMLSLFPALLVIFGRWFFWPLVPHLGSPEPTERGLWARTGRRIARRPRLTWGVTAAVLALLSLGLLQLRAEGLSNADAFTDKPDSITGQEIQAEYFPAGSGDPLVIVANTARKDEVAKAVSDTRGVAAKSVGRPPGTKGAYEGQVLLEATATDPSDSAAAKDTVERVRDAVHAVPGADAKVGGGTAALLDMDHATAHDNKLVIPLVLVVVLLTLGVLLRAVVAPLLLIATVVLSFAAALGLSALAFRHLFDYAAETTDFPLFVFVFLVALGIDYNIFLSTRIREEAGRQGTRAGVLTGLAATGAVITSAGLVLAGTFAALGTLPLVAFAEIGFAVALGVLLDTFVVRSVLVTSLFWDVGPRVWWPHALARRAEPPAAPSATRRPSDTA; from the coding sequence ATGGCGGATGGTCAGCGGGAGACCCGGCGCAAAATCGCGTGGCTGGTGTGCGGGCGGCGCGCCAAGTGGCTGGTGGTGCTCTTCTGGCTGCTGGTGATCGTCGTGGCGGCACCCCTGGCCCAGAAGCTCACCGACGCCCAGGAGAACGACTCGGAATCCTGGCTGCCAGGGTCCGCCGAATCCACCCAAGTCCTGGCCGTATCGGACGAGTTCAGGCCCGAGGCGATCCCGGCCGTCGTCGTGTACGCCCGCGAAGACGGCCTCACCGCGCGGGACCGGGCGCGCATCTCCGAGGACGTACGCCAGGTGAAGGGTCTCCGCGCGCACGGCATCCGCGGCGCGGAGACCCGCGGCCCCGTCTACGACGCGAAGTCGGGCGCGCGGGCCGCCCAGGTCTTCGTGCCGATCACGATGGACGCGGAGGGCTGGGAGCGGATCGGGCCCGCGGTCGACTCCATCAGGCAGCGGGTGGGCGAGGGCGGGGACGGACTGGGCGTGCACATCACCGGGCCCGGTGGCACGGCCGCGGACTCGGCGGAGGCGTTCGAGGGCATCGACTCGACGCTGCTGTTCTCGGCGGCCGGCATCGTGGTGGTGATCCTGCTCCTCACCTACCGCAGCCCCACGCTGCTGCTCGCCCCGCTGGTCTCCGTGATCACCGCGCTGTTCACCGCGCAGGCGCTCGTCTATCTGCTCGCCGTGCACGCGGACCTCACGGTCAACGGCCAGAGCGCGGGCATCCTGACGGTGCTCGTCTTCGGCGCGGGGACGGACTACGCCCTGCTCCTGGTCGCTCGCTATCGCGAAGAGCTGCGCCGCCACGAGGACCGCCACGAGGCGATGGCGCTCGCCCTGCACCGGGCGGGCCCCGCGGTGCTCGCCTCGGGTGCGACGGTCGTCCTGAGCATGCTGGTGCTGCTCGCCGCCGAGATGAACTCCACCCGCGGCCTCGGTCCGGTCGCCGCGATCGGTGTCGCCGTCGGGCTGCTCGCGATGCTGTCGCTCTTCCCCGCCCTCCTCGTGATCTTCGGCCGGTGGTTCTTCTGGCCGCTGGTCCCGCACCTGGGCTCCCCCGAGCCGACCGAGCGCGGCCTGTGGGCCCGCACCGGGCGGCGCATCGCCCGTCGCCCCCGGCTCACCTGGGGCGTCACCGCCGCGGTCCTCGCCCTGCTCTCGCTCGGCCTGCTCCAACTGCGGGCGGAGGGGCTGAGCAACGCCGACGCGTTCACCGACAAGCCCGACTCGATCACCGGTCAGGAGATCCAGGCCGAGTACTTCCCCGCGGGCTCCGGCGACCCGCTGGTGATCGTCGCGAACACGGCGCGGAAGGACGAGGTCGCGAAGGCCGTCTCGGACACCAGGGGCGTGGCGGCCAAGAGCGTCGGGCGTCCGCCCGGTACGAAGGGCGCGTACGAGGGGCAGGTCCTCCTCGAGGCGACGGCGACCGATCCGTCCGACAGCGCGGCCGCCAAGGACACCGTGGAGCGGGTGCGCGACGCCGTGCACGCGGTGCCCGGCGCGGACGCGAAGGTGGGCGGCGGCACGGCGGCCCTGCTCGACATGGACCACGCCACGGCCCACGACAACAAGCTGGTGATCCCGCTGGTCCTGGTCGTGGTCCTGCTGACCCTCGGCGTCCTGCTGCGCGCGGTCGTCGCCCCGCTGCTCCTGATCGCGACGGTGGTCCTGTCCTTCGCCGCCGCGCTCGGCCTGAGCGCGCTCGCCTTCCGCCACCTGTTCGACTACGCGGCCGAGACCACCGACTTCCCGCTCTTCGTCTTCGTGTTCCTGGTGGCGCTCGGCATCGACTACAACATCTTCCTGTCCACCCGCATCCGCGAGGAGGCGGGGCGACAGGGCACCCGCGCGGGCGTCCTGACGGGCCTCGCCGCGACCGGCGCGGTGATCACCTCGGCCGGGCTCGTCCTCGCGGGCACGTTCGCCGCCCTCGGCACGCTCCCGCTCGTCGCGTTCGCCGAGATCGGCTTCGCGGTCGCGCTCGGCGTGCTCCTGGACACCTTCGTCGTACGGTCCGTCCTGGTCACGTCGCTCTTCTGGGACGTGGGACCGAGGGTGTGGTGGCCGCACGCGCTGGCCCGGCGCGCCGAACCGCCCGCCGCCCCGTCCGCTACGCGGCGGCCGTCAGATACCGCGTGA
- a CDS encoding TetR/AcrR family transcriptional regulator gives MGADRHSFRARKQPRQARAELTRQRILTAAAHVFAEHGYAAGTTNRIAAQARISIGSLYQYYPNKDAILVELMTQHLDAGVLSLKEHQESDQPDSIEATMRGFVRSVIGNHLDDPKLLQVMMEQTPRVPELLERLNRHARERVEFTRDLLARHPEVRVTDVEVAAQLVVVTVETVVHQLVAAPRSVDVARLEDELVAMVTRYLTAAA, from the coding sequence ATGGGGGCGGACCGGCACTCGTTCCGCGCACGTAAACAGCCGCGTCAGGCGCGGGCCGAGCTCACCCGGCAGCGGATCCTCACGGCGGCTGCTCACGTTTTCGCCGAACACGGGTACGCGGCGGGGACCACGAACCGGATCGCGGCGCAGGCACGGATCTCCATCGGTTCGCTGTATCAGTACTACCCGAACAAGGACGCGATCCTGGTCGAGCTGATGACCCAGCACCTCGACGCGGGGGTGCTCTCGCTGAAGGAGCACCAGGAGAGCGACCAGCCCGACTCGATCGAGGCGACCATGCGCGGATTCGTGCGTTCCGTGATCGGCAACCACCTCGACGACCCGAAGCTGCTCCAGGTCATGATGGAGCAGACGCCGCGCGTCCCCGAGCTCCTGGAGAGGCTCAACCGGCACGCGCGGGAGCGGGTGGAGTTCACGCGGGACCTGCTCGCGCGCCATCCCGAGGTCCGGGTCACCGATGTCGAGGTGGCCGCCCAGCTCGTCGTGGTCACGGTGGAGACCGTCGTGCACCAGCTCGTCGCCGCGCCGCGGTCCGTCGACGTCGCGCGTCTCGAGGACGAGCTCGTCGCCATGGTCACGCGGTATCTGACGGCCGCCGCGTAG
- a CDS encoding MSMEG_1061 family FMN-dependent PPOX-type flavoprotein yields the protein MTHAAIRPRRLSPAEVREKLGSPDAGIEAKILDRVDEHFRRFIAHSPFLTLATADAAGRADCSPRGDYPGFVKVLDEHTLAMPDRPGNKIADSFRNLAENDGVGLCFFVPGVREVLRINGSAYPTDDPDVLARMHTEGKEAVLAIVIEVEEGYFHCGRALVRSRLWDPASQALADEIPSAGELVAAQMGLGIDPKLIDEGLEDAYHSLY from the coding sequence GTGACGCATGCCGCCATCCGCCCCCGACGGCTGTCCCCGGCCGAGGTCCGCGAGAAGCTCGGATCGCCGGACGCCGGGATCGAGGCGAAGATCCTCGACCGCGTCGACGAGCACTTCCGCCGCTTCATCGCGCACTCCCCCTTCCTCACCCTGGCGACGGCCGACGCGGCGGGGCGCGCCGACTGCTCGCCGCGCGGCGACTACCCGGGCTTCGTGAAGGTGCTCGACGAGCACACGCTCGCGATGCCCGACCGGCCGGGCAACAAGATCGCCGACTCCTTCCGCAACCTCGCGGAGAACGACGGGGTCGGGCTCTGCTTCTTCGTCCCCGGAGTGCGCGAGGTCCTCCGCATCAACGGCAGCGCGTACCCCACCGATGATCCCGACGTGCTCGCCCGGATGCACACCGAAGGCAAGGAGGCCGTCCTCGCGATCGTCATCGAGGTGGAGGAGGGCTACTTCCACTGCGGCCGGGCGCTGGTCCGCTCCCGCCTGTGGGACCCGGCGAGCCAGGCGCTGGCCGACGAGATCCCCTCGGCGGGCGAACTCGTCGCCGCGCAGATGGGCCTGGGCATCGACCCCAAGCTCATCGACGAGGGCCTCGAGGACGCGTACCACTCGCTCTACTGA
- a CDS encoding PDR/VanB family oxidoreductase, translated as MQVQHTVIDRVEQVADDVVSLVLRGATGPLEPWEPGAHVDLTLPNWLTRSYSLCGDPADRERYRVAVRLDPLSRGGSEYIHHYLRQGRALDVSPPRNHFPLLPAPEYLFLAGGIGVTPLLPMLSAAVDADVPATFVYVGRSASTMPFADELRARHGDRVRLVATSRDHRPDLAALAADLAPGALVYCCGPAPMLSAAQAAFPAERLHTERFRPAARTFAPNTAFEAVCARSGGTVQVGADQSLLDALARAGRPVMSGCREGVCGSCELTVLSGTPEHRDDIGAPTGRMYACVSRALTPELRLDI; from the coding sequence ATGCAGGTGCAGCACACCGTCATCGACCGCGTCGAACAAGTGGCCGATGACGTCGTCTCGCTCGTCCTGCGCGGCGCCACAGGCCCCCTGGAGCCCTGGGAACCGGGCGCGCACGTCGACCTGACGCTGCCGAACTGGCTCACCCGCTCGTACTCACTGTGCGGGGACCCCGCCGACCGCGAGCGCTATCGCGTGGCGGTGCGCCTGGACCCGCTCAGCCGGGGCGGCTCGGAGTACATCCACCACTACCTGCGTCAGGGCCGCGCGCTCGACGTCTCGCCGCCCCGCAACCACTTCCCCTTGCTGCCCGCCCCGGAGTACCTCTTCCTCGCGGGCGGAATCGGCGTCACGCCTCTCCTCCCCATGCTCTCCGCGGCCGTCGACGCGGACGTCCCCGCCACCTTCGTCTACGTGGGGCGGTCGGCCTCGACCATGCCCTTCGCCGACGAACTGCGGGCCCGCCACGGCGACCGGGTGCGGCTCGTGGCCACGTCCCGGGACCACAGGCCGGACCTCGCGGCCCTGGCCGCCGACCTCGCGCCCGGCGCGCTCGTCTACTGCTGCGGCCCTGCCCCGATGCTCAGCGCGGCGCAGGCCGCCTTCCCCGCCGAGCGACTCCACACGGAACGCTTCCGCCCGGCCGCGCGGACCTTCGCCCCGAACACCGCCTTCGAGGCGGTGTGCGCACGCTCGGGAGGAACGGTCCAGGTCGGCGCCGACCAGTCCCTCCTCGACGCCTTGGCCCGCGCAGGGCGCCCGGTGATGTCGGGCTGCCGCGAGGGCGTCTGCGGCAGCTGCGAACTCACCGTGCTCTCCGGCACCCCGGAACACCGCGACGACATCGGCGCCCCCACGGGCCGCATGTACGCGTGCGTCTCGCGGGCCCTCACGCCGGAACTGCGCCTGGACATCTGA
- a CDS encoding RsmB/NOP family class I SAM-dependent RNA methyltransferase, whose protein sequence is MNDQQNRRPRKPAKSASGKPASGKPASGKPHRRPQKDPVRILAFQALRAVDERDAYANLVLPPLLRKAREKGEGFDARDAALATELVYGTLRRQGTYDAIVAACIDRPLREVDPPVLDVLNMGVHQLLGTRIPTHAAVSASVELARVVLGDGRAKFVNAVLRKVAQDDLDGWVEKVAPPYDEDAEDHLAVVHSHPRWVVSALWDSLGGGRAGIEDLLEADNERPEVTLVARPGRSTADELLDSVGEESALPGRWSPYAVRLSEGGEPGSLEAVREGRAGVQDEGSQLVALALANAPLDGGSDEKWLDGCAGPGGKAALLAGLAAQRGAVLLASEKQPHRAGLVSQALAGNPGPYQVIAADGTRPPWRPGTFDRVLMDVPCTGLGALRRRPEARWRRRPQDLDGFAPLQRSLLRTALESVRVGGVVGYATCSPHLAETRAVVDDVLKHTGGAELIDARPLMSGVPVLGEGPDVQLWPHLHGTDAMYLALIRRTA, encoded by the coding sequence TTGAACGACCAGCAGAACCGGCGTCCCCGTAAGCCCGCGAAGTCGGCGTCGGGCAAGCCCGCGTCGGGCAAGCCCGCGTCGGGCAAGCCCCACCGCCGGCCGCAGAAGGACCCCGTCCGCATCCTCGCCTTCCAGGCGCTGCGGGCCGTGGATGAGCGCGACGCGTACGCGAACCTCGTCCTGCCGCCCCTGCTGCGCAAGGCCAGGGAGAAGGGCGAGGGCTTCGACGCGCGCGACGCGGCCCTCGCCACGGAGCTGGTCTACGGGACGCTGCGCCGCCAGGGGACGTACGACGCGATCGTGGCGGCCTGCATCGACCGGCCGCTGCGCGAGGTCGACCCGCCCGTACTCGACGTACTGAACATGGGCGTGCACCAGTTGCTCGGCACCCGCATCCCGACGCACGCCGCCGTCTCCGCCTCGGTGGAGCTGGCGCGCGTGGTGCTCGGCGACGGGCGGGCCAAGTTCGTCAACGCCGTCCTGCGCAAGGTCGCGCAGGACGACCTCGACGGCTGGGTGGAGAAGGTCGCGCCGCCCTACGACGAGGACGCGGAGGACCACCTCGCCGTCGTCCACTCGCACCCCCGCTGGGTCGTCTCCGCGCTCTGGGACTCGCTCGGCGGCGGCCGCGCGGGCATCGAGGACCTCCTCGAGGCGGACAACGAGCGGCCCGAGGTCACCCTGGTGGCCCGTCCGGGACGCTCCACCGCCGATGAGCTCCTGGACTCGGTGGGCGAGGAATCGGCGCTGCCCGGGCGCTGGTCGCCCTACGCCGTACGGCTCAGTGAGGGCGGCGAGCCCGGTTCGCTGGAGGCCGTGCGCGAGGGGCGCGCCGGTGTGCAGGACGAGGGCAGTCAGCTCGTCGCCCTCGCACTCGCGAACGCTCCGCTGGACGGCGGATCCGACGAGAAGTGGCTGGACGGCTGTGCCGGACCCGGCGGCAAGGCGGCCCTGCTCGCCGGGCTCGCCGCGCAGCGCGGCGCGGTCCTGCTCGCCTCCGAGAAGCAGCCGCACCGGGCCGGACTCGTCTCCCAGGCGCTCGCCGGGAACCCCGGTCCCTACCAGGTCATCGCGGCCGACGGGACCCGGCCGCCGTGGCGGCCCGGCACCTTCGACCGGGTCCTGATGGACGTGCCCTGCACGGGACTCGGCGCGCTGCGCCGCCGACCCGAGGCCCGCTGGCGCCGCCGTCCGCAGGACCTGGACGGCTTCGCGCCGCTGCAACGCTCGCTGCTGCGCACGGCGTTGGAGTCCGTGCGGGTCGGCGGTGTCGTCGGCTACGCCACCTGTTCGCCCCACCTGGCCGAGACCCGCGCGGTCGTCGACGACGTGCTCAAGCACACCGGGGGCGCCGAACTGATCGACGCCCGCCCGCTGATGTCCGGCGTTCCGGTGCTGGGCGAGGGACCCGACGTACAGCTGTGGCCGCATCTGCACGGCACGGACGCGATGTATCTGGCGCTGATCCGGCGCACTGCCTGA
- the fmt gene encoding methionyl-tRNA formyltransferase, whose product MKLVFAGTPEVAVPALDALIASDRHEVAAVVTRPDAPAGRGRRLVASPVAERAAEAGIEVLKPAKPRDEEFLARLREIGPDCCPVVAYGALLPKVALDVPARGWVNLHFSLLPAWRGAAPVQHAVIAGDEITGASTFLIEQGLDSGPVYGTVTEEVRATDTSGDLLTRLAFAGSGLLVATMDGIEDGSLKAVPQPADGVTLAPKLTVEDAQVDWAAPALRVDRVVRGCTPAPGAWTVFRGERLKIIQAALVPDRTDLAPGELSPAKNNVYVGSGSHAVELLWVQPQGKKPMRGADWARGVRIAPGERVGAGDVG is encoded by the coding sequence GTGAAGCTCGTCTTCGCAGGCACTCCCGAGGTCGCCGTCCCCGCCCTCGACGCCCTGATCGCCTCCGACCGGCACGAGGTGGCCGCCGTCGTCACCCGGCCCGACGCGCCCGCGGGCCGTGGCCGCAGGCTCGTCGCGAGCCCGGTCGCCGAGCGCGCGGCGGAGGCGGGCATCGAGGTGCTCAAGCCCGCGAAGCCGCGTGACGAGGAGTTCCTCGCCCGGCTGCGGGAGATCGGCCCCGACTGCTGCCCCGTGGTCGCGTACGGCGCGCTGCTGCCCAAGGTCGCGCTCGACGTACCGGCCCGCGGCTGGGTCAATCTGCACTTCTCGCTGCTGCCCGCCTGGCGCGGTGCCGCGCCCGTGCAGCACGCGGTCATCGCGGGCGACGAGATCACCGGTGCCTCGACCTTCCTGATCGAGCAGGGCCTGGACTCCGGTCCCGTGTACGGGACGGTCACCGAGGAGGTGCGGGCGACCGACACCAGCGGCGACCTCCTTACGCGGCTCGCCTTCGCGGGCTCGGGGCTGCTCGTGGCGACCATGGACGGCATCGAGGACGGCAGCCTGAAGGCCGTGCCGCAGCCCGCCGACGGCGTCACCCTCGCCCCCAAGCTCACCGTCGAGGACGCCCAGGTGGACTGGGCGGCGCCCGCGCTCCGGGTCGACCGCGTGGTGCGCGGCTGCACGCCGGCGCCCGGGGCCTGGACCGTCTTCCGCGGCGAGCGCCTGAAGATCATCCAGGCGGCGCTCGTGCCCGACCGCACCGATCTCGCACCCGGCGAGCTGTCTCCCGCCAAGAACAACGTGTACGTCGGTTCCGGTTCGCACGCCGTCGAGCTGCTCTGGGTCCAGCCGCAGGGCAAGAAGCCGATGCGCGGCGCGGACTGGGCCCGTGGGGTGCGGATCGCCCCGGGTGAGCGGGTGGGCGCGGGCGACGTAGGCTGA
- a CDS encoding primosomal protein N', whose protein sequence is MSSENEQESGGAEGAPPEQLALIRDSVRKAKVPRAKPRTWRGAAVAGELPVARVLVDKGVLHLDRYFDYAVPEELDAVAQPGVRVRVRFGAGARNVRDGRREGGGLIDGFIVERCAESDYQGPLAALAQVVSPEPVLDERLLGLARAVADRYAGSLADVLQLAVPPRHARAEARESGEPPAPPEAPEPGSWRRYGHGAEFLGALASGGAPRAVWTALPGPEWAEEIARAVQATLASGRGALVVVPTGRPAARVDAALTELLGEGRHALLTADAGQEKRYAEWLAVRRGAVRAVVGTRAAMFAPVRDLGLVVIWDDGDSSHSDDHAPFPHVREVLELRASRDKCGFLLGSWSCTVEAAQLVESGWAAPLVADRDQVRGAAPLVRTVGDGDLARDEAARAARLPTLAWRAVREGLKHGPVLVQVPRRGYVPRLACERCREPARCRHCAGPLEARESTGVLCCGWCGRDEGSWHCGACGGFRLRAQVVGARRTAEELGRAFPAVPVRTSGREQVLDTVPGAPALVVSTPGAEPVAEGGYAAALLLDGWAMLGRPDLRAGEDALRRWISAASLVRPQGVGGTVVIVAEPTLRPVQALVRWDPVGHAVRELAERAELSFPPVSRMAAVSGTAEALAGFLAGAELPGDAVVLGPVPVAEAPPGPSRRPGAPPPGEHWERVLIRVPPGSGAALAASLKTAQAARMARGARGAKGGRGAGGAGGARSAGGARGAREAGGAADAVRIRVDPLDIG, encoded by the coding sequence GTGAGCAGCGAGAACGAGCAGGAGAGCGGTGGTGCGGAGGGCGCACCGCCCGAGCAGCTCGCGTTGATTCGGGACAGCGTGCGCAAGGCCAAGGTGCCGAGGGCCAAGCCGCGGACGTGGCGGGGGGCCGCTGTGGCCGGGGAGTTGCCGGTGGCGCGGGTGTTGGTGGACAAGGGTGTGCTGCATCTCGACCGGTACTTCGACTATGCCGTGCCCGAGGAGCTCGACGCGGTGGCGCAGCCCGGGGTGCGGGTTCGGGTGCGGTTCGGGGCCGGGGCGCGGAACGTGCGGGACGGGCGGCGTGAGGGGGGCGGGCTGATCGACGGGTTCATCGTCGAGCGGTGTGCCGAGAGCGATTATCAAGGGCCGTTGGCCGCCCTGGCGCAGGTGGTATCGCCCGAGCCCGTGCTCGACGAGCGCCTGCTCGGGCTCGCGCGGGCCGTGGCAGACCGGTATGCCGGGAGCCTCGCCGACGTGTTGCAGTTGGCCGTGCCGCCGCGGCACGCGCGGGCCGAGGCGCGGGAGTCGGGTGAGCCGCCCGCGCCGCCGGAGGCTCCGGAGCCGGGGAGTTGGCGGCGGTACGGGCACGGGGCCGAGTTTCTGGGGGCGCTGGCCTCGGGGGGCGCGCCGAGGGCCGTGTGGACCGCGCTGCCGGGGCCCGAGTGGGCCGAGGAGATCGCGCGGGCCGTGCAGGCGACGCTGGCCTCGGGCCGGGGCGCGCTCGTCGTCGTGCCGACCGGGCGGCCCGCCGCGCGCGTGGACGCCGCGCTCACCGAGCTGCTCGGCGAGGGGCGGCACGCCCTGCTGACCGCCGACGCCGGGCAGGAGAAGCGGTACGCGGAGTGGCTCGCGGTGCGGCGCGGGGCCGTGCGGGCCGTCGTCGGGACGCGGGCCGCCATGTTCGCCCCCGTGCGGGACCTGGGGCTCGTCGTCATCTGGGACGACGGGGACTCCAGCCACAGCGACGACCACGCGCCCTTCCCGCATGTCAGGGAGGTGCTTGAACTGCGGGCCTCGCGGGACAAGTGCGGCTTCCTGCTGGGGAGTTGGAGTTGCACCGTCGAGGCCGCCCAGCTCGTGGAGAGCGGGTGGGCCGCGCCGCTCGTCGCCGACCGCGATCAGGTGCGCGGGGCCGCGCCGCTGGTGCGCACCGTGGGGGACGGGGACCTCGCGCGGGACGAGGCGGCGCGGGCCGCGCGGCTGCCGACGCTGGCCTGGCGGGCCGTGCGGGAAGGGCTCAAGCACGGGCCCGTCCTGGTGCAGGTGCCGCGGCGCGGCTATGTGCCGCGGCTCGCGTGCGAGCGGTGCCGTGAGCCCGCGCGGTGCCGACACTGCGCGGGGCCGCTCGAGGCGCGGGAGAGCACCGGAGTGCTGTGCTGCGGGTGGTGCGGGCGGGACGAGGGCTCCTGGCACTGCGGCGCGTGCGGGGGGTTCCGGCTGCGGGCGCAGGTCGTCGGGGCGCGGCGGACCGCAGAGGAGCTGGGGCGGGCGTTTCCCGCCGTGCCGGTGCGGACGTCGGGGCGCGAGCAGGTGCTCGACACGGTTCCCGGGGCGCCCGCGCTGGTGGTGAGCACGCCGGGGGCCGAGCCCGTCGCGGAGGGCGGCTATGCGGCCGCCCTGCTGCTCGACGGGTGGGCCATGCTGGGGCGGCCCGATCTGCGGGCCGGTGAGGACGCGCTGCGGCGGTGGATCTCGGCGGCCTCGCTCGTACGTCCGCAGGGCGTGGGCGGCACGGTGGTGATCGTCGCCGAGCCGACGCTGCGGCCCGTGCAGGCGCTGGTGCGGTGGGACCCGGTCGGGCACGCGGTGCGCGAGCTCGCCGAGCGGGCCGAGCTGAGCTTTCCCCCGGTGTCGCGGATGGCCGCGGTGTCGGGCACCGCGGAGGCGCTCGCGGGATTCCTCGCCGGGGCCGAACTGCCGGGGGACGCGGTGGTCCTCGGCCCCGTCCCCGTGGCGGAGGCACCGCCGGGCCCCTCGCGCAGACCCGGGGCGCCGCCGCCCGGGGAGCACTGGGAACGCGTACTGATCCGGGTGCCACCGGGCAGCGGAGCCGCGCTTGCCGCCTCACTGAAGACGGCGCAGGCGGCGCGGATGGCGCGGGGTGCGAGGGGAGCCAAGGGCGGCAGAGGTGCCGGTGGCGCTGGTGGTGCCAGGAGCGCCGGGGGTGCCAGAGGGGCACGGGAGGCCGGTGGGGCGGCCGACGCGGTACGGATTCGGGTGGATCCGCTCGACATCGGCTGA
- a CDS encoding helix-turn-helix domain-containing protein, with protein MLENANDFGQELRVRRLAAGLSLGQLGQRVHYSKSQLSKVERGIKRPTTELARLCDAQLDAGGGLAELVPTQRLPSPLSGPGHDDEVWLMHLSKDGSSSFQPVARRSVIAAGASVLVMRVSDGLSQPACAEGASTALDAARLLFDQFRRLGQASGPGSVLPPLIAQTHSLEQLAVGADVRTRRELLLLASRYAEYVGWMAQESGDDTAALWWTERAVQLAEAGADKGLAAYAYVRHSLISLYRGDVSHAVQLAAHALKSKASPRILGLAAQHLAQSAAVDGDYGTCMRSLDRARELLARDAAEPDRPVLGASHVPDVVAMFRGWCMYDLGRPRQAAALLDVETERIPEHAFRTRARYGVRRALAHAAAGDIDQACAVTTEILPSVRLTHSATVAADLRRLSHTLRRHARNAAVRTLTPDLTAAAIRTTTS; from the coding sequence GTGCTGGAGAACGCAAACGACTTCGGGCAGGAACTGCGCGTGAGGCGCCTGGCTGCCGGGCTCTCCCTCGGACAGCTCGGCCAGCGGGTGCACTACAGCAAGAGTCAGCTCAGCAAGGTGGAGCGCGGCATCAAACGGCCGACCACCGAACTGGCCCGGCTCTGCGACGCGCAGCTGGACGCCGGGGGCGGCCTCGCCGAGCTCGTGCCCACTCAGCGCTTGCCTTCACCGCTCTCCGGACCCGGTCACGACGATGAGGTGTGGTTGATGCATCTGAGCAAGGACGGCTCCAGCTCGTTCCAGCCCGTGGCACGTCGCAGCGTCATCGCCGCCGGAGCCTCGGTTCTGGTCATGCGGGTGAGCGACGGGCTCTCCCAGCCGGCATGCGCGGAAGGAGCATCGACGGCACTGGACGCGGCGCGCCTGCTCTTCGACCAATTCCGCCGCCTCGGGCAGGCATCCGGTCCAGGGAGCGTGCTCCCTCCGCTCATCGCGCAGACGCACAGCCTGGAGCAGCTCGCCGTTGGCGCCGACGTGCGTACGCGACGTGAGCTTCTCCTGCTGGCCTCGCGCTACGCCGAGTACGTGGGCTGGATGGCTCAGGAATCCGGCGACGACACGGCGGCCCTGTGGTGGACCGAGCGCGCGGTGCAGCTCGCGGAAGCCGGGGCGGACAAAGGGCTCGCGGCGTACGCCTACGTCCGGCATTCGCTGATCAGCCTGTACCGAGGCGATGTCTCCCACGCCGTCCAACTGGCTGCGCACGCGCTCAAGAGCAAGGCGTCGCCCCGCATCCTTGGGCTGGCGGCCCAGCACCTCGCGCAGAGCGCGGCTGTGGACGGGGACTACGGCACCTGCATGCGCAGTCTCGACCGGGCACGCGAGCTGCTGGCCCGGGACGCGGCAGAACCTGACCGGCCGGTGCTCGGTGCTTCCCACGTGCCGGACGTGGTCGCGATGTTCCGGGGCTGGTGCATGTACGACCTCGGCCGCCCCCGACAGGCGGCGGCGCTGCTCGACGTCGAGACGGAGAGGATTCCCGAGCACGCCTTCCGGACCCGGGCACGCTACGGCGTTCGACGGGCGCTGGCCCACGCGGCCGCAGGCGACATCGACCAGGCCTGTGCGGTGACGACGGAGATCCTTCCCTCGGTACGTCTGACCCACTCCGCGACGGTCGCGGCCGACCTCCGTCGGCTGTCCCACACGCTTCGGCGTCACGCCCGTAACGCCGCGGTTCGCACGCTCACTCCGGACCTCACCGCCGCGGCGATCCGCACCACTACGTCTTAG